The following proteins are encoded in a genomic region of Mycoplasma sp. NEAQ87857:
- a CDS encoding MSC_0620 family F1-like ATPase-associated subunit, with product MKRKIKSLFLGSILLTSTMIPLTVVAADPTSSNDNPSGNTSGNTSGDNGSNNNSNNTNGNEANNEKKEVAADFDTFAGEQADIIKANISSLIDEKIESLNKDANSVLTDDQATSQDVAQALYYTKIADYLSKNKDQILENPSKFGFTIIYPKILSDDRQYNKGTIVYDGENFDNVDIGDSLSTDYSIIATGKYVEGPNKDYNPETNKRDIKNTLTFTEISEKTKDYFNRLKDQSDDILRNSDDVPVVTGTDANSSLVYSDNGNNGRNLDLKVPAGYDDWNQYIASKVTNRFLKFDLMANQEESKDKQEKKPENPPILPRDEETPPPNIKDDDTENIPNLSPIVSFSYYDQVDLNNTASMNDFIAQFKKNEKEGNTNFFFNNPINTRYLYEIKSLVLKDNKIVANVDIVDKLDKNLFRPYEAEITKLASKEYTKSYEAGINIISRTYANFYQALGIGDEINLKQLRNNALSTTVFNMIYAAVKLDNNKEFQKTFDNFAKTYQNSVNNINNLTYSNSQYAQKLIDFFIRSLSNSTILDLSVPEEKKPKVGLPYFGYLADTYNNLYVRYVKYLELDTTRQWITKNFKTLNALNTDKSKPFLIKDFDLALKTLKNNIDYLRGISNTEKFNIYNQYLTYNAVLNEIQTSFNNLSVLSQEKDVDKENYKDFESAYKGLSLKPYRDSLNKNLIYYIFGGILSALGAMLALISVLLLAIKKKWKIKNTKNKIILTSATAVLAIAVAIVFFVLGGI from the coding sequence ATGAAAAGAAAAATAAAATCACTATTTCTTGGTTCTATTTTATTAACTAGCACTATGATACCACTTACAGTAGTAGCTGCAGATCCAACAAGTTCTAATGATAATCCTTCAGGAAACACTTCAGGTAATACTTCAGGAGATAATGGATCTAATAATAACTCTAATAATACTAATGGCAATGAAGCTAATAATGAAAAAAAAGAAGTAGCTGCTGATTTTGATACTTTTGCAGGTGAACAAGCAGATATTATTAAAGCTAATATATCAAGTTTAATAGATGAAAAAATTGAATCTTTAAATAAAGATGCTAATAGTGTATTAACTGATGATCAAGCAACAAGTCAAGATGTTGCTCAAGCATTGTATTACACTAAAATAGCAGATTATTTATCTAAAAATAAAGATCAAATTTTAGAAAATCCATCTAAGTTTGGATTTACTATTATTTATCCAAAAATCTTATCTGATGATAGACAATATAACAAAGGTACTATTGTTTATGATGGAGAAAACTTTGATAATGTTGATATAGGTGATAGCTTATCAACTGATTATTCAATTATTGCTACAGGTAAATATGTTGAAGGACCAAATAAAGACTATAATCCTGAAACTAATAAAAGAGACATTAAAAACACTTTAACTTTTACTGAAATTAGTGAAAAAACTAAAGATTATTTCAATCGTTTAAAAGATCAATCAGATGATATTTTACGTAATTCAGATGATGTTCCAGTAGTTACTGGAACTGATGCTAATAGTAGTTTGGTTTATAGCGATAATGGAAATAATGGTAGAAATCTTGATTTAAAAGTACCTGCAGGATATGATGATTGAAATCAATATATTGCTTCAAAAGTTACTAATAGATTCTTAAAGTTTGACTTAATGGCTAACCAAGAAGAATCTAAAGATAAACAAGAAAAGAAACCTGAAAATCCACCAATTTTACCTAGAGATGAAGAAACTCCACCACCAAACATTAAAGATGATGATACTGAAAACATTCCAAACTTAAGTCCAATTGTTTCATTTAGTTATTATGATCAAGTAGATTTAAATAATACTGCATCAATGAATGATTTTATTGCACAATTTAAGAAAAACGAAAAAGAAGGAAATACTAATTTCTTCTTTAATAACCCAATTAACACTAGATATTTATACGAGATTAAATCTCTAGTGTTAAAAGATAATAAAATAGTAGCTAATGTTGATATTGTTGATAAATTAGATAAAAATCTATTTAGACCTTATGAAGCAGAAATAACTAAATTAGCTTCTAAAGAATATACTAAAAGTTATGAAGCAGGAATTAACATTATTTCTCGAACTTATGCCAACTTTTATCAAGCATTAGGAATAGGTGATGAAATTAATCTTAAACAACTTAGAAACAATGCATTATCTACCACAGTGTTTAATATGATTTATGCTGCAGTTAAATTAGATAATAATAAAGAGTTTCAAAAAACATTTGATAATTTTGCAAAAACTTATCAAAATTCAGTTAATAATATCAATAATTTAACTTATAGTAATAGTCAATATGCACAAAAATTAATTGATTTCTTTATTAGAAGCTTAAGCAATTCTACAATTTTAGATTTATCAGTTCCTGAAGAGAAAAAACCAAAAGTTGGATTACCTTATTTTGGTTATTTAGCTGATACATATAATAATTTATATGTTAGATATGTTAAATATTTAGAATTAGATACTACTAGACAATGAATTACAAAAAACTTTAAAACTTTAAATGCTTTAAATACTGATAAATCAAAACCATTTTTAATTAAAGACTTTGATTTAGCATTAAAAACTTTAAAAAATAATATTGATTACTTACGTGGTATTTCTAATACTGAGAAATTCAATATTTATAATCAATATTTAACTTACAATGCAGTATTAAATGAAATTCAAACCTCATTTAATAATTTATCAGTCTTATCACAAGAAAAAGATGTAGATAAAGAAAACTATAAGGATTTTGAATCTGCATATAAAGGATTAAGTTTAAAACCATATCGTGATTCATTAAACAAAAACTTAATTTACTACATCTTTGGTGGAATTTTATCCGCTTTAGGTGCAATGCTAGCACTAATTAGTGTTTTATTATTAGCAATAAAGAAAAAATGAAAAATTAAAAATACAAAAAATAAAATTATTTTAACTTCAGCTACTGCTGTTTTAGCTATTGCTGTTGCAATTGTCTTTTTTGTATTAGGAGGTATATAA
- a CDS encoding MSC_0621 family F1-like ATPase epsilon subunit encodes MTKQLTLEFVSQTLDTNKIEIIKLEINNNLKDSWTVFKHNSVASFKQCLFRITTIDKQVIYFILENAFMLYLEDTIKIKYNGKLYSYVISENKNDFILQTKEKLTQLNNQLQYLKATNELNVSSIINSNIDQIMDKMYKHKAIYNFSLQPKEVSWKEK; translated from the coding sequence ATGACTAAACAATTAACTTTAGAGTTTGTTTCACAAACTCTAGATACTAATAAAATTGAAATTATTAAATTAGAAATTAATAATAATTTAAAAGATAGTTGAACAGTATTTAAACATAACTCAGTAGCTAGTTTTAAACAATGTTTATTTAGAATTACAACTATTGATAAACAAGTAATTTACTTTATTCTAGAAAATGCTTTTATGCTATATCTAGAAGATACCATTAAAATCAAATACAATGGTAAACTTTATAGCTATGTAATTAGCGAAAATAAAAATGACTTTATTTTACAAACTAAAGAAAAATTAACTCAATTAAACAATCAATTACAATACTTAAAAGCTACTAACGAGCTAAATGTAAGCTCAATCATTAATAGCAACATTGATCAAATTATGGATAAAATGTACAAACATAAAGCTATCTATAATTTCTCATTACAACCTAAGGAGGTATCATGAAAAGAAAAATAA
- a CDS encoding MSC_0622 family F1-like ATPase gamma subunit, which translates to MQIKKIKQKAQSLSKIIKIVESKKNITLINILKLSKQISFYFERASESKRLIEVLSKKYAIDLELLKHDNGSFFSLFSKNKAKFNKNLWIYITEIEQYETNSYSKHEKALLANVQVEDPIIAIGLRAMEFCTNNNMNLIYSQDENDVEGLTKILPSIIQNYLKLNGFHNVRFVINSSKLKQSYLEILPLNELNFNLKQNKMDLEERVDLKKLHIYPNVDSFVENELNSYLTYMTLTLLSESAVIYQKYKLVAENQKINDLEQKQKELRLATLRAKREYEVEQISLLSKKKDLLHLLRGNND; encoded by the coding sequence ATGCAAATTAAGAAAATTAAACAAAAAGCACAAAGCTTAAGCAAAATAATTAAAATTGTTGAATCAAAGAAAAACATTACTTTGATCAATATTTTGAAACTATCAAAACAAATTAGTTTCTATTTTGAAAGAGCAAGTGAATCAAAGCGGTTAATTGAAGTTTTATCCAAAAAATATGCTATTGACTTAGAATTATTAAAACATGATAATGGAAGCTTCTTTTCATTATTTAGTAAAAATAAAGCTAAGTTCAATAAAAATTTATGAATTTATATTACTGAGATTGAACAATATGAGACTAACTCATATTCAAAACATGAAAAAGCGTTATTAGCTAATGTTCAAGTTGAAGATCCAATTATCGCAATTGGATTAAGAGCGATGGAATTTTGTACTAATAACAATATGAACTTAATTTATTCACAAGATGAAAATGATGTTGAAGGATTGACCAAGATCTTACCTTCAATTATCCAAAATTATCTTAAATTAAATGGTTTTCATAATGTTAGATTTGTGATTAACTCATCAAAATTAAAACAATCATATTTAGAGATATTACCTTTAAATGAACTTAATTTCAACTTAAAGCAAAACAAAATGGATCTTGAAGAAAGAGTTGATTTAAAGAAATTACACATTTATCCTAATGTTGATTCTTTTGTTGAAAATGAGTTAAATTCATATTTAACATATATGACTTTAACCTTATTAAGTGAATCAGCAGTTATTTATCAAAAATATAAATTAGTGGCTGAAAACCAAAAAATCAATGATTTAGAACAAAAACAAAAAGAACTAAGACTAGCTACTTTAAGAGCTAAAAGAGAATATGAAGTGGAACAAATTTCACTCTTGTCTAAGAAGAAAGACTTATTACATTTGTTAAGAGGTAATAATGACTAA
- a CDS encoding MSC_0623 family F1-like ATPase-associated protein, with protein sequence MKKLKHLFKKNETNHHIDPEQERYQNLVFNEYDAVIKSNNFIPYAMLLNQFLLDNNISNQSDIYHEVFAKVNQNLKEKKEFIYQDFVITFTRDLRFSLNELVPDVQKTANVRVGNLNLTTSNNTLTNNQLLKFNQLLNRLLIENQFSVEILPNIVLRYDFALKEYKVFFGKELINHAN encoded by the coding sequence ATGAAAAAGTTAAAACACTTATTTAAAAAGAATGAAACTAATCACCATATTGACCCAGAACAAGAGAGATATCAAAATTTAGTTTTTAATGAGTATGATGCTGTAATTAAATCTAACAATTTTATTCCATATGCTATGTTATTAAACCAGTTTTTATTGGATAACAATATTTCAAACCAAAGTGATATATATCACGAAGTATTTGCTAAAGTAAACCAAAACTTAAAAGAAAAGAAGGAATTTATTTACCAAGATTTTGTTATTACTTTTACTAGAGACTTAAGATTTAGTTTAAATGAATTAGTACCTGATGTACAAAAAACAGCTAATGTTAGAGTTGGTAATTTAAATCTAACAACTTCAAATAACACTTTAACCAATAACCAACTTTTAAAATTTAATCAATTATTAAATAGATTATTAATAGAAAATCAATTTAGTGTTGAAATTCTACCTAATATTGTTTTAAGATATGATTTTGCTTTAAAAGAATATAAAGTATTCTTTGGAAAAGAACTAATTAATCATGCAAATTAA
- a CDS encoding MSC_0624 family F1-like ATPase-associated membrane protein, translating into MKESLVKQTRSTTNIFNIATATKILKNINLLVLIGLLFLIFFSLPKLIGTNFNQPIESFLGYRHLFDTLGDVWQGRNFVVIFNIVIVVITFISALFWNYHNMNKNIYSLLWYLPWYLGYLLVGIGSVVWLFFINYDLTTKANIIIFSSLFFVAVVLINFIFFVVSWIRTYKSNPTSNKNEFLTLALFIYKFVLLALAIVFLDTFTGDLVISDIFKETENSTYTYLKNDDNGYLIVKVISLIGIIGLIFLSGIKFFLNPNKTKVKLLKESNLFSLLTVVSLTIWMIVNIFKVNVNDGIIDQTKPRHYIYITLLVLYLVMNVLYALQNKIKIFAKLKNNINSFIFYTLILIYTSVAFGIRVSSININDFVRYTILLITILSMLITYVIYHLRNKNNNLLNNFYITLIWIVAALVVIIQTIEPQIRANANNSIATIPTVINLSDILLAIIITISLLLNAIQITKWLYASLVIYQFNTKMKRDQNEKVKTLI; encoded by the coding sequence ATGAAGGAATCTTTAGTTAAACAAACAAGGTCCACCACTAATATCTTTAACATAGCAACAGCAACAAAAATATTAAAAAATATTAACTTACTAGTATTAATTGGATTATTGTTTTTAATATTCTTTAGCTTACCTAAATTAATAGGAACTAACTTCAATCAACCTATTGAATCATTTTTGGGTTATAGACACTTATTTGATACTTTAGGTGATGTATGACAAGGAAGAAACTTTGTTGTCATATTCAATATAGTAATAGTAGTAATAACTTTTATTAGTGCTTTATTTTGAAATTATCACAATATGAATAAAAATATTTATTCATTATTATGATATTTGCCTTGATATTTAGGTTATTTATTAGTTGGAATTGGTAGTGTAGTTTGATTATTTTTCATTAACTACGATTTAACAACTAAAGCAAATATTATTATTTTTAGCTCATTATTTTTTGTAGCAGTAGTATTAATTAATTTTATTTTCTTTGTTGTTTCTTGAATTAGAACCTATAAATCTAATCCAACCAGTAATAAAAATGAATTTCTAACTTTAGCTTTATTTATTTATAAATTTGTTTTATTAGCTTTAGCCATAGTTTTCTTAGATACTTTTACTGGTGATTTAGTAATTAGTGATATTTTTAAAGAAACAGAAAATTCAACTTATACATATCTTAAAAATGATGACAATGGATATTTAATTGTTAAAGTAATTAGTTTAATTGGAATTATTGGATTAATCTTTTTAAGTGGAATTAAATTCTTTTTAAACCCAAATAAGACTAAAGTTAAATTATTAAAAGAATCAAACTTATTTAGTTTATTAACTGTGGTTAGCTTAACTATATGAATGATAGTAAATATTTTTAAAGTTAATGTTAATGATGGAATTATTGATCAAACTAAACCAAGACACTATATTTATATTACTTTATTAGTATTGTATTTAGTGATGAATGTCCTTTATGCTTTACAAAATAAAATTAAGATTTTTGCTAAGTTAAAAAACAATATTAACTCATTTATTTTCTATACTTTAATTTTAATTTATACCAGTGTTGCATTTGGAATTAGAGTATCTTCAATTAACATTAATGACTTTGTTAGATATACCATTTTATTAATTACAATTCTTAGTATGTTAATTACTTATGTAATTTATCATTTAAGAAATAAAAACAACAACTTATTAAATAATTTTTACATTACCTTAATTTGAATAGTGGCTGCTTTAGTAGTAATTATTCAAACTATTGAACCTCAAATTAGAGCTAATGCTAATAACTCAATTGCAACTATACCTACAGTAATTAACCTAAGTGATATTTTATTAGCAATTATCATTACTATTAGCTTATTACTTAATGCAATCCAAATCACTAAGTGACTATATGCTAGTTTGGTAATTTACCAATTTAATACCAAAATGAAAAGAGATCAAAATGAAAAAGTTAAAACACTTATTTAA